One Salarias fasciatus chromosome 9, fSalaFa1.1, whole genome shotgun sequence DNA segment encodes these proteins:
- the LOC115394535 gene encoding zinc transporter ZIP12-like: MNNTDAQEFSPNKRRVFCLSDGKAFISGGNQILLKQQRGEHSRPGSSDSARTWRNSPGSNMHFRNSAPRLLLLLIHLCLLMRGLEVKGQDQGYLQEALTALDLPLGMSKEATLQKDRTSDLIGTLLQAVHCAEQTGTSQDTCEKCLTSDIVLSVLEDNGKTYLTEEDYLRMSTVLLYYIINLQDLCVSNVAPRPSSSSPSGNFQFYVLALTNLHPAEDNRFLSSSETESILQLINQHYDPSSGKTASDLQCIDAAHLLESVDVTGSSGAGESAVPKVAAAVISHVLRGHCFRRSNLPSPTFFTDYIFRSLNRTSNLQIIDLEELLHQLGVGREVKTHSHRKRRSITSNSKKLAVHALDNCNHDSEGKSRDWAQVCFSANQLVDIFALDPHLPISKEHFRHICPAIIQQLLGNACESAEQKTRGSLPTAVEKYGYSTAAVLLITVGSMFGICLIFFNSCQETYSLILQLFVGLAVGTLSGDALLHLIPQILGLHDSTHSHDIGDELEEKEYLWKILGIIAGIYGFFLIERIFSFLIPSHSHGHSSDLSLELSCNGHSQRGKSISTIQLGPVDDLECTEISPEHTGVQRPSQQRQGVPLLAVMVIVGDSLHNFADGLVVGAAFSSSVETGMATTVAILCHEIPHEMGDFAVLLSSGLSVKTAVLMNFLSALTAFMGLYIGLFVSSEIEVQQWIFSVTAGIFLYLSLVEMLPEMSRVKTDRPCLMFLLQNLGLLLGWACLLLLALFEHELKF; the protein is encoded by the exons ATGAACAACACCGATGCCCAAGAATTCTCCCCAAACAAGCGCCGCGTCTTCTGTTTATCCGACGGGAAAGCCTTTATCTCAGGAGGAAATCAGATCCTGTTAAAGCAGCAGAGAGGGGAGCACAGCAGGCCTGGTTCATCTG ACAGTGCCAGGACGTGGAGAAACAGCCCTGGTAGCAACATGCACTTCAGGAACAGCGCTCCACGCCTGCTGCTACTGCTGATTCACTTATGCCTGCTCATGAGAGGACTGGAGGTGAAGGGGCAGGACCAGGGGTACCTGCAGGAGGCCCTCACGGCCTTGGATTTGCCCCTGGGGATGAGCAAAGAGGCGACGCTCCAGAAGGACAGGACAAGCGACCTGATCGGCACGCTGCTGCAGGCAGTGCACTGCGCCGAGCAGACCGGTACGTCGCAGGACACGTGTGAGAAG tgcCTGACATCAGACATTGTCCTCTCTGTGCTTGAGGACAATGGGAAGACTTACTTAACAGAAGAGGACTATCTGCGGATGTCAACCGTTTTGCTGTACTATATAATCAATCTGCAAGACCTGTGTGTGTCGAACGTTGCTCCCcgtccctcctcatcctccccgtCTGGGAACTTCCAGTTTTATGTGTTGGCCCTCACCAACCTACATCCAGCTGAGGACAAccgcttcctgtcctccagtgagACAGAGAGTATTCTGCAGCTTATCAACCAGCACTACGACCCCTCCAGCGGGAAGACGGCATCGGATTTGCAA TGTATCGATGCAGCTCATCTACTAGAAAGTGTTGACGTTACGGGGAGTTCGGGCGCCGGTGAGTCCGCGGTGCCCAAAGTGGCAGCGGCGGTCATCAGCCACGTGCTGCGGGGCCATTGCTTCCGGCGCAGCAACCTCCCATCGCCGACCTTCTTCACGGACTACATCTTTCGGTCTTTAAATCGAACGAGTAACCTACAGATTATTG ActtggaggagctgctgcatcAGCTGGGAGTAGGAagagaagtgaaaacacactcccACAGGAAGAGGCGGAGCATCACAAGCAATTCAAAGAAGCTGGCTGTGCACGCATTGGATAACTGCAACCATGATTCTGAGGGAAAAAGCAGAGACTGGGCACAG gtgtgtttttcAGCCAATCAGTTGGTGGATATTTTTGCTCTGGATCCTCATTTGCCAATTTCCAAGGAGCACTTCAGACATATTTGCCCAGCCATCATTCAGCAGTTGCTAGGCAATGCCTGTGAATctgcagagcagaaaacaaGAGGATCTCTACCCACTGCTGTGGAGA AGTATGGCTACAGcacagctgctgtgctgctcatcACAGTGGGCTCTATGTTCGGTATCTGCTTGATCTTCTTCAACTCCTGTCAGGAAACCTACTCCCTcatcctgcagctgtttgtgggcCTGGCGGTGGGAACGCTCTCCGGAGACGCTCTCCTGCACCTCATACCTCAG ATCCTTGGCCTCCATGATTCCACTCATAGTCATGACATTGGTGATGAGCTTGAGGAGAAGGAGTACCTCTGGAAGATTCTGGGCATCATAGCTGGAATCTATGGCTTTTTCCTCATTGAAagaatattttcctttttgattCCTTCCCACAGCCAC GGTCACTCCAGTGACCTGTCCTTAGAGCTCAGCTGCAACGGCCATTCACAGAGGGGCAAATCAATCTCCACCATACAGCTG GGACCAGTGGATGACTTGGAGTGTACGGAGATATCTCCAGAACATACAGGCGTACAGAGGCCTTCACAGCAGA GGCAAGGGGTTCCTCTGCTGGCTGTGATGGTAATCGTTGGAGACAGTCTTCATAATTTTGCAGATGGCCTGGTCGTCGGGGCCGCCTTCTCCTCGTCGGTGGAGACCGGCATGGCGACCACCGTGGCCATCCTGTGCCATGAGATCCCTCACGAGATGG GAGACTTTGCAGTACTGCTCAGCTCAGGACTCTCGGTGAAGACCGCCGTGCTCATGAACTTTCTCAGCGCGCTGACGGCCTTCATGGGCCTTTACATCGGACTCTTTGTCTCCTCTGAGATAGAAGTCCAGCAGTGGATATTCTCGGTCACTGCAGGCATCTTTCTCTACTTGTCACTTGTAGAAATG CTTCCAGAGATGAGCCGAGTGAAGACCGACCGACCGTGTctcatgtttctcctccagaaccTGGGCCTCCTGTTGGGTTGGGCCTGTCTTTTGTTGCTCGCACTCTTTGAACATGAACTCAAATTCTAA
- the LOC115394025 gene encoding macrophage mannose receptor 1-like has product MLPSLHFTVVICLLQVLCITADIDSGTFLIYNVDHNRCVKVESPTSLTAVHCNPRAKDQQFRWASESRILSISHKLCLGAMEIKDWVKVALFECDENNILQHWQCKNDTLFGLKDEDLHLNYGNFHERSIMIYKGSGVWSRWRIYGTQNDLCSKGFQEIFTLGGNSFGAPCQFPFKYSDNWHSECTKDARADGRLWCGTDRDYDKSKKWGFCPTKDSAGWDTDPVTGVQYQRNLQSALTWHQARKSCQQQGADLLSIMELHEQSYISGLTSHLGAPLWIGLNSLTSETGWQWSNGNAFRYLNWAPGHPSSEPGLSCATLNPAKASKWETSACSKKLGYICHRGNSTSLPPPPSKEPSFCPNHWVPYAGNCYYLERSKKMWKDALAACRKDEADLASIHNIEEQSFIISQSGYLSTDVLWIGLNDQRSHMLFEWSDNSDVTFTQWLSDEPSHSASFQEDCVLIRGKDGKWADHICEKTYGYICKKKGSNKPAEGIQEDINLGCVIGSVRFGSYCYNSGVEAKTFEEAKQACSQAGASLVDITDRYENAFLVSSVGLRPEKYFWMGLSNTADKSTFKWTTRRKVTFTHFNAGMPDRHQGCVAMTTGMFAGLWDVISCSRKEKYICKKGAEGVHVTTVPPTTPTLYCASGWNPVAGRNACYKFYKNSNNVKKTWQESNDFCQAIGGTLMSIHSSDDLRLYEAEPAWIGLTYRGVHEGFVWSDGSAFAYEDWGRGEPNNHNDNELCTEIQLYGEYGQHWNDRHCDAYNNWICQIRKGVEPKPQPVIVEPVYNKTNDGWLIYNDTQYFINNDKLAMEDARAYCRTNFGDLAVITGESERKFLWKQISRGSHGQYYIGMTVNLDKSFSWLDGTPVTYTAWERNEPNFANNDENCVTMYKSMGYWNDINCGLEFPSICKRSSHSINTTMVPTTVPKGGCAPEWLSFQSKCYKIVTGKDNKNWQGARKYCHDQGGNLVSILNDREQAFLTTQMLHHNQDLWIGMNDINWEKHYVWTDGRAIKYTNWAKGHPTSAPNGHFFVEEVLFDCVMMVGSVSKMIGHWKVEECNVELGFICKRNGDSQIAVAPTTVPPNAFYKLGSDSYRLVVQKMRWDEARRQCQADDTDLASIVNPVTQAYITLQISKLNQSVWIGLNNNVSGGRFKWVDNWPLSYTFWGRNEPKHNYGCVYVDVDKLWKTAPCTNAYYSLCKKSTDIPPTEPPQLPGRCPESKDNSWIPFRGHCYSFFLSRSVWWPFASVECLKLGASLLSIQDPAENLFIQQNLVLLQDGTKSFWIGLYKTNNDDWMWIDNTVVDYINWKEGMPKNGKCVQINSHGGQWSTNDCNRHEAFICKMPKVVTPTEKPTAAAQIKEPSHGSAGIPVTVVLIMIALVGFGAFVLLRKRIPSSILGESTFDNKLYFNNPIRAPVDAKGLVVNVEQNEQA; this is encoded by the exons ATGTTGCCCTCGTTGCATTTTACTGTTGTCATCTGCCTCCTGCAAGTCCTCTGCATCACTGCTGACATCG ACAGCGGCACCTTCCTGATCTACAACGTTGACCACAACAGGTGCGTAAAGGTGGAGAGCCCCACCTCCCTTACAGCCGTCCATTGCAACCCTCGTGCCAAGGACCAGCAGTTTCGCTGGGCTTCGGAGTCCCGCATCCTCAGTATCTCTCATAAGCTGTGTCTGGGCGCCATGGAGATCAAAGACTGGGTGAAGGTGGCCCTCTTCGAATGCGATGAAAACAATATCCTGCAGCACTGGCAGTGCAAGAACGACACCCTGTTTGGCTTGAAAGACGAGGACCTGCACCTCAACTACGGCAACTTCCATGAGAGGAGCATAATGATCTACAAAGGCTCGGGAGTCTGGAGTCGCTGGAGGATATACGGCACTCAGAATGACCTCTGCTCAAAGGGCTTTCAAG agatTTTCACCCTTGGAGGTAATTCCTTTGGAGCACCTTGTCAGTTTCCTTTCAAGTACAGCGATAACTGGCACTCCGAATGTACAAAGGATGCACGTGCAGATGGACGACTGTGGTGTGGCACAGACAGAGACTATGACAAGAGCAAGAAGTGGGGGTTTTGTCCTACTAAAG ACTCCGCTGGCTGGGACACTGACCCAGTCACGGGGGTCCAGTATCAAAGGAACTTGCAGTCAGCGTTGACCTGGCATCAAGCCAGGAAGAGCTGCCAGCAGCAGGGAGCAGATCTCCTCAGCATCATGGAGCTCCACGAGCAGTCATACATCTCAG GGTTAACAAGTCATTTGGGAGCGCCTCTTTGGATCGGACTGAACAGCCTGACGTCTGAGACTGGATGGCAGTGGAGCAATGGAAACGCATTCAGGTATCTGAACTGGGCTCCAG GTCATCCCTCGTCAGAGCCCGGGCTCTCCTGTGCGACCCTGAATCCTGCAAAAGCTTCAAAATGGGAAACCAGTGCCTGCTCTAAGAAACTTGGCTACATCTGTCACAGAGGAAACTCAACCAGTCTGCCTCCACCACCAA GCAAGGAGCCCAGCTTCTGCCCCAATCACTGGGTCCCCTATGCAGGAAACTGCTACTACTTAGAGAGGAGTAAAAAGATGTGGAAAGATGCTCTGGCTGCATGCCGCAAGGACGAGGCAGATCTGGCCAGCATACACAATATCGAGGAACAAAGCTTCATTATCTCTCAGTCTGGATATT TGTCGACTGATGTCCTGTGGATCGGCCTGAATGACCAGCGGAGCCACATGCTGTTTGAATGGTCTGATAACTCCGACGTCACCTTCACCCAGTGGCTGAGCGACGAACCCTCTCACTCCGCCAGCTTCCAAGAAGACTGCGTCCTCATCAGGGGGAAG GATGGGAAGTGGGCAGATCACATCTGTGAGAAGACGTACGGTTACATCTGTAAGAAGAAAGGATCCAACAAACCAGCTGAAGGGATCCAGGAAGACATCAACCTGGGATGCGTAATT gGCTCTGTCAGGTTCGGTTCATACTGTTACAACAGCGGAGTGGAAGCAAAAACGTTTGAAGAGGCAAAGCAGGCGTGCTCACAGGCTGGGGCCAGTCTGGTGGATATAACTGACAG ATATGAGAATGCCTTCTTGGTGAGTTCAGTGGGTTTGAGGCCAGAGAAGTATTTCTGGATGGGTCTTTCCAACACAGCTGACAAAAGCACGTTCAAGTGGACGACGAGAAGAAAAGTTACCTTCACTCATTTCAATGCAGGAATGCCAG acagacATCAAGGATGTGTTGCAATGACAACTGGGATGTTTGCCGGGCTTTGGGACgtcatcagctgcagcaggaaggagaaatATATCTGCAAGAAGGGGGCCGAGGGTGTGCACGTGACAACAGTTCCACCCACCACTCCGACCCTGTACTGTGCGTCCGGCTGGAACCCTGTCGCCGGCAGAAACGCCTGCTACAAG TTTTACAAGAACTCAAACAACGTCAAGAAGACTTGGCAGGAATCCAATGACTTCTGCCAGGCCATCGGAGGAACCCTGATGAGCATCCACAGTTCGGATGACCTGAG GTTGTACGAAGCTGAGCCAGCTTGGATAGGCCTCACCTACCGTGGCGTGCATGAAGGTTTTGTCTGGAGTGATGGATCGGCT TTCGCCTATGAGGACTGGGGACGTGGGGAACCAAACAACCACAATGACAATGAACTCTGCACAGAGATCCAGTTGTACGGCGAGTACGGACAGCATTGGAACGATCGGCACTGTGACGCCTACAACAACTGGATCTGCCAGATACGTAAAG GAGTGGAACCCAAACCTCAGCCTGTAATTGTGGAACCAG TATACAACAAGACAAATGACGGGTGGCTTATATATAACGACACGCAGTACTTCATCAACAATGATAAACTGGCGATGGAAGATGCTCGAGCCTACTGCAGGACAAACTTCGGTGATCTTGCCGTCATCACAGGAGAAAGTGAGAGGAAGTTTCTTTGGAAACAG ATATCTCGAGGCTCACACGGACAGTACTACATTGGCATGACAGTGAACTTGGATAAATCATTTAG CTGGTTAGATGGGACTCCAGTGACGTATACTGCATGGGAGCGCAATGAGCCTAACTTCGCAAACAACGACGAAAACTGTGTCACAATGTACAAGAGCATGG GATACTGGAATGATATCAACTGTGGCTTGGAGTTCCCCTCCATTTGTAAAAGAAGCAGCCATTCAATCAATACAACAATGGTCCCAACCACAGTTCCTAAAGGAGGATGTGCGCCAGAGTGGCTGTCTTTCCAAAGTAAG TGCTACAAAATAGTCACAGGGAAGGACAATAAGAACTGGCAGGGCGCAAGGAAATACTGCCACGACCAGGGAGGGAATCTGGTTTCTATCCTGAATGACAGAGAGCAAG CATTCCTAACAACACAGATGCTCCACCACAATCAAGACTTGTGGATTGGCATGAATGACATCAACTGGGAAAAGCATTATGTGTGGACAGATGGCAGAGCCATTAAGTACACCAACTGGGCCAAAGGGCACCCAACATCAGCACCCAATGGTCACTTTTTTGTGGAAGAG GTTTTGTTTGACTGTGTGATGATGGTGGGGAGCGTCTCCAAAATGATAGGACACTGGAAGGTGGAGGAATGCAATGTAGAACTCGGCTTCATCTGTAAGAGGAATGGCG ATTCTCAGATCGCAGTGGCACCCACCACCGTGCCACCAAATGCCTTCTACAAGCTTGGCAGTGACTCCTACAGACTAGTGGTTCAGAAGATGAGATGGGATGAAGCTCGGAGGCAGTGCCAAGCAGATGATACTGATCTGGCCAGTATCGTGAACCCCGTAACCCAGGCGTACATCACGCTGCAGATCTCTAAGCTCAATCAGTCTGTTTGGATTGGCCTCAACAACAATGTG AGTGGGGGTCGCTTCAAGTGGGTTGATAACTGGCCTCTGTCTTACACCTTTTGGGGAAGAAATGAACCCAAACACAACTACGGCTGTGTTTATGTAGATGTGGACAAATTATGGAAGACGGCGCCTTGTACCAACGCATACTATTCCCTTTGCAAAAAATCAACAG ACATACCTCCCACTGAGCCCCCTCAGCTCCCTGGCAGATGTCCAGAATCTAAGGATAACAGCTGGATACCTTTCAGAGGCCATTGTTATTCATTTTTTCTCTCACGATCAGTTTGGTGGCCCTTCGCCTCGGTGGAATGTCTAAAATTGG GTGCCTCTCTACTCAGCATCCAGGACCCTGCTGAGAATCTGTTCATACAACAGAACTTGGTGCTTCTGCAGGATGGTACTAAAAGTTTCTGGATTGGTCTGTACAAGACTAATAATG atgACTGGATGTGGATCGATAACACTGTTGTAGACTATATCAACTGGAAGGAAGGAATGCCAAAGAATGGCAAATGTGTGCAGATAAATTCTCACGGCGGACAGTGGAGTACGAACGACTGCAACAGACACGAGGCTTTCATTTGCAAAATGCCCAAAG tTGTCACACCGACAGAAAAACCTACAGCTGCTG CACAAATTAAAGAACCTTCACATGGCTCTGCCGGCATCCCTGTTACGGTGGTCCTCATTATGATTGCCTTAGTTGGATTCGGTGCCTTCGTCCTCCTCCGGAAACGAATACCCTCCTCAATCCTGGGAGAATCCACCTTTGACAACAAATTGTATTTCAACAATCCAATTCGAGCTCCTGTTGACGCCAAAGGTCTGGTGGTCAACGTAGAGCAAAATGAGCAGGCATAG